In the Mycolicibacterium thermoresistibile genome, one interval contains:
- a CDS encoding SDR family oxidoreductase, with amino-acid sequence MGDDMTTGAHDLAGRTVMVTGGSTLLGHGVVRVLHAAGAMIAIVDIDETGAKTIVDELQSNVRYYRTDITNDVDVAETIAAIDADGHGLHGLVNLACSYIDDGVDSTRTQWLEALNVNLVSTAIVTQRARRYLRKAGGAVVNFTSVSSKVAQTGRWVYPASKAALVQLTRSMAMDLADDGIRVNSVSPGWTWSKIMDQRSGGDRTMIDRLAAPLHLTRRTCDPEEVGSVVAYLLSPRASAVTGADWAVDGGYSAMGPEQAVPAVPQPIEQGAHRD; translated from the coding sequence ATGGGTGACGACATGACTACAGGCGCACACGACCTGGCCGGCCGCACGGTCATGGTGACGGGCGGTTCCACTCTGCTGGGCCACGGTGTCGTGCGGGTGCTCCATGCGGCCGGAGCGATGATCGCGATCGTGGACATCGACGAGACGGGCGCGAAGACGATCGTCGATGAACTCCAAAGCAATGTGCGGTACTACAGAACCGATATCACCAACGACGTCGATGTGGCGGAAACGATCGCGGCCATCGATGCCGACGGCCACGGCCTCCACGGGCTGGTGAATCTCGCGTGCAGCTACATCGATGACGGCGTGGACAGCACGCGCACGCAGTGGTTGGAAGCCCTCAACGTCAATCTGGTCAGCACGGCGATCGTGACGCAGCGAGCCCGCCGGTATCTGCGAAAGGCCGGCGGCGCCGTCGTCAATTTCACGTCGGTGTCGTCCAAGGTGGCGCAGACCGGACGCTGGGTCTACCCGGCCAGCAAGGCGGCGTTGGTGCAACTGACCCGGTCCATGGCGATGGATCTGGCCGACGACGGCATCCGCGTGAACTCGGTCAGTCCCGGGTGGACCTGGTCGAAGATCATGGACCAACGCAGTGGCGGGGATCGCACCATGATCGACAGGCTCGCCGCTCCGCTTCATCTCACGCGCCGGACGTGCGACCCCGAGGAGGTCGGTTCGGTGGTCGCGTATCTGCTTTCTCCTCGGGCGTCAGCCGTGACGGGCGCCGATTGGGCGGTCGATGGAGGCTATTCGGCCATGGGTCCCGAGCAGGCCGTGCCCGCCGTCCCGCAACCCATCGAGCAAGGGGCGCACCGTGACTGA
- a CDS encoding DUF6640 family protein — translation MFDIARIVLTVVILGFSAVPAYADFNKTHATNPKWTPHARYHVVWQVASYIGIGLVALGLLWIPGAGSVLRAYLAALLALCVYGGFYVAAASMRLYGGRLYDDNGYPPVPVKVMGRERRIDLNVTVFSTFVLLGLCGVGLVAAS, via the coding sequence ATGTTCGACATCGCCAGAATCGTACTGACGGTCGTGATCCTCGGCTTCAGCGCCGTGCCGGCATACGCGGACTTCAACAAGACTCACGCGACGAACCCGAAGTGGACGCCGCACGCGCGCTACCACGTGGTGTGGCAGGTCGCGAGCTATATCGGAATAGGACTGGTGGCGCTCGGCCTGCTGTGGATACCCGGAGCAGGATCCGTGCTGCGGGCGTATCTCGCGGCACTCCTGGCGCTCTGCGTCTACGGCGGATTCTACGTGGCGGCAGCGTCGATGCGTCTGTATGGCGGGCGGTTGTACGACGACAACGGCTATCCGCCTGTCCCCGTGAAGGTGATGGGGCGCGAGCGACGGATCGATCTGAATGTCACCGTGTTCTCGACGTTCGTCCTCCTCGGTTTGTGCGGGGTGGGACTGGTTGCCGCCAGCTGA
- a CDS encoding flavin-dependent monooxygenase, whose amino-acid sequence MSTDVVAQTESLADLVRPLLPAIGARAVDAERLRSVPAESVEDLRRVGFLTALVPARFGGGERSPAEVAEATRLLSGACTSTAWAMQLLTVHAHTIASYSPQLQDEIWGGGPDTLVCSSVAPIGKSEQVAGGIRLSGRYAWSSGCEHAHWAMLGLLLPGIDGVPEPHLAVVPRSDYTIQDTWYSMGLKGTGSHDLVVEDAFVPSYRIESFSALNHGTARGFGTHAAPIYRLPFAPVFAIGFSAIALGAAEAMRDLYKERLASRVRAYTGAKVAESAPALMRLAESEHELRSAYRMLRQDWNDLDALANSGRLATADELVNWRTNQSYVTNVCVRAADRLFEASGGAAVRDENPMQRFWRDIHAGAAHAYSDYDVAAQVLGSHMAQVAVDGIF is encoded by the coding sequence ATGTCCACAGACGTCGTCGCGCAGACCGAATCACTCGCTGATCTGGTGCGCCCCCTACTGCCGGCGATAGGAGCCCGCGCAGTCGACGCCGAACGCCTCCGGAGTGTTCCGGCCGAGAGCGTCGAGGACCTCCGCCGGGTAGGGTTCCTGACCGCATTGGTTCCAGCGCGGTTCGGCGGCGGCGAGCGCAGCCCTGCCGAGGTCGCCGAGGCAACGCGATTGCTCTCGGGCGCGTGTACGTCGACGGCTTGGGCGATGCAGCTGCTCACCGTGCACGCTCACACGATCGCCAGTTACAGTCCGCAGCTTCAGGATGAGATATGGGGCGGCGGGCCCGACACCTTGGTCTGCTCGTCGGTGGCACCGATCGGCAAGAGCGAGCAGGTCGCCGGCGGGATCCGGCTGAGCGGTCGCTATGCGTGGTCGAGTGGGTGTGAACACGCCCACTGGGCGATGCTCGGTCTGCTGTTGCCCGGCATCGACGGCGTGCCGGAGCCACACCTGGCGGTTGTGCCGAGGAGCGACTACACGATCCAGGACACCTGGTACTCCATGGGACTGAAAGGCACAGGAAGCCACGACCTCGTCGTCGAGGACGCCTTTGTCCCCAGTTATCGGATCGAGTCGTTCAGCGCGTTGAACCACGGAACGGCACGAGGTTTCGGCACTCATGCCGCGCCGATTTACCGCCTTCCCTTCGCTCCGGTCTTCGCGATCGGTTTCAGTGCGATCGCGCTCGGAGCGGCTGAAGCGATGCGCGACCTCTACAAGGAGCGCCTGGCATCTCGGGTACGGGCATACACCGGCGCGAAGGTCGCCGAGTCTGCGCCGGCACTCATGCGCCTGGCGGAATCCGAACATGAGTTGCGATCGGCGTACCGCATGCTGCGCCAGGACTGGAATGACCTGGATGCGTTGGCGAATTCCGGGCGGCTGGCGACGGCCGACGAGTTGGTGAACTGGCGTACCAACCAGTCGTATGTGACGAATGTCTGCGTTCGCGCCGCCGACCGGTTGTTCGAGGCATCCGGCGGCGCAGCTGTCCGTGACGAGAACCCCATGCAGCGGTTCTGGCGGGATATCCATGCCGGCGCCGCACACGCCTATTCCGACTATGACGTCGCCGCCCAAGTGCTCGGTTCGCACATGGCGCAGGTCGCCGTCGACGGCATCTTCTAG
- a CDS encoding fumarylacetoacetate hydrolase family protein translates to MKLASVSVGGRRLLVIEGADGALIDASRLVGRDHLDMNAVLAEGEELLNALRRRVADGVVETVVDPAAVRWLPPSPNPSKIIGVAVNNRSIAQYAHRPPTEPAYFLKPPSALVGHGDPIVVPSEFGLTHPEPELAAVIGRRVRNLTVEGALDAVLGFTIINDITSPSLKDRDSMELTPTVGAIGPVELDWREVRGPEDRSVYLTYHARSKGCDSFAPMGPWLVTTEAVGDPNNLDVTCLLDDEVILADSTSRLTFSVETVLAHLTEYMTLEPGDVVHFGTAVKVAAPARFPTVRHVDLSRLEGTLSVEIGGVGRLDNPIKRA, encoded by the coding sequence GTGAAACTCGCAAGCGTCAGCGTCGGTGGCCGTCGCCTGCTGGTGATCGAAGGTGCCGACGGTGCACTGATCGACGCGAGCCGGCTGGTGGGGCGTGACCACCTGGACATGAACGCTGTTCTCGCCGAGGGCGAGGAACTGCTGAACGCGCTCAGGAGAAGGGTCGCCGACGGTGTCGTCGAGACGGTGGTCGATCCCGCAGCGGTGCGGTGGCTACCGCCTTCGCCGAACCCTTCCAAGATCATCGGTGTGGCGGTCAACAACAGGTCGATCGCGCAGTATGCCCACCGTCCGCCGACGGAGCCCGCATACTTCCTCAAACCGCCGTCGGCCCTGGTGGGCCATGGTGATCCGATCGTTGTCCCATCCGAGTTCGGGCTGACACACCCGGAGCCCGAGTTGGCGGCGGTGATCGGCCGGCGCGTCCGCAACCTGACTGTTGAAGGAGCGCTCGATGCGGTCCTCGGCTTCACGATCATCAACGACATCACGTCACCGTCGTTGAAGGATCGCGACAGCATGGAGCTCACACCGACCGTGGGCGCCATCGGACCCGTCGAACTCGACTGGCGCGAGGTGCGTGGACCCGAGGACCGGTCGGTGTACCTGACCTATCACGCTCGGTCCAAGGGATGCGATTCCTTCGCGCCCATGGGGCCATGGCTCGTGACGACCGAGGCGGTCGGCGATCCGAACAACCTCGACGTCACCTGTCTCCTCGACGACGAAGTGATACTCGCCGACTCGACCAGTCGGCTCACCTTCTCAGTCGAAACGGTGTTGGCGCACCTCACCGAATACATGACGCTGGAACCCGGCGACGTCGTGCACTTCGGCACCGCGGTGAAGGTGGCAGCACCTGCACGGTTCCCGACGGTCCGCCATGTGGACCTGAGCCGTCTCGAGGGAACACTGTCCGTCGAGATCGGGGGAGTCGGCCGACTCGACAATCCGATCAAGCGAGCGTGA
- a CDS encoding nuclear transport factor 2 family protein, whose translation MNMWIGMRSNSHSSRSPSVGSSHDDHATLPEPSMSVANTRDDASEIRAQIEVLVAEFAWRIDHRSGHGVADLFTPQGRYMAEGEAFDLQGRDQIQDFYERRRAAGPRTSRHLFSNLHLEHVDGDCAHGVCVLTLHAANGRPPHPLKPVLIADYSDTYRRTSDGVWRFESRVVTPLFGSVPKFGSRKN comes from the coding sequence ATGAACATGTGGATTGGGATGCGGTCGAATTCGCACTCCAGCCGTTCACCTTCAGTTGGGAGCTCCCACGATGACCATGCCACCCTCCCGGAGCCATCGATGAGCGTCGCGAACACCCGTGACGATGCCTCCGAAATCCGCGCGCAGATCGAAGTGCTGGTGGCCGAATTCGCCTGGCGTATCGACCACAGATCCGGTCACGGAGTCGCCGACCTGTTCACGCCCCAGGGTCGATACATGGCGGAGGGAGAGGCGTTCGACCTTCAGGGCCGGGATCAGATCCAGGATTTCTACGAACGCCGCAGAGCCGCCGGTCCACGCACATCGCGGCACCTGTTCTCCAATCTGCATCTCGAACACGTCGACGGTGATTGTGCGCACGGCGTGTGTGTGCTCACGCTGCACGCCGCGAACGGCCGACCTCCACATCCGCTGAAGCCGGTCCTGATCGCCGACTACTCCGACACGTATCGACGGACCTCCGACGGTGTGTGGCGTTTCGAAAGTCGGGTCGTGACACCACTATTCGGATCCGTTCCGAAGTTCGGATCGAGGAAGAACTGA
- a CDS encoding MlaE family ABC transporter permease, which yields MLKPLHNVGGFFIFALDVLVATFRWPFAWREFLEQTWFVARVSLVPTLLLSIPYVVLTVFTFNVLLVEFGAADFSGSGAAVGAVNQIGPFVTVLVVAGAGAAAMCADLGARTIREELDALKVMGIDPVRALLVPRVLAATVVALLLSSSVTLTGLAGGFFFSVFFQHVTPGAFVAGMTFITGLSDVLVSMVKATLFGLSAGLVACYQGTTVKGGPAGVGNAVNETVVFSFVLLFLINLVATAIGFEITT from the coding sequence ATGTTGAAGCCGTTGCACAACGTCGGGGGGTTCTTCATATTCGCCCTGGACGTGCTGGTCGCCACATTCAGGTGGCCGTTCGCGTGGCGGGAGTTTCTCGAACAGACGTGGTTCGTGGCCAGGGTGTCGCTGGTGCCGACACTGTTGTTGTCGATCCCCTACGTGGTCCTGACGGTCTTCACGTTCAATGTCCTGCTGGTCGAGTTCGGCGCCGCCGACTTCTCCGGCAGCGGGGCCGCGGTCGGTGCGGTCAATCAGATCGGACCCTTTGTGACCGTTCTCGTTGTCGCCGGCGCGGGCGCAGCGGCGATGTGCGCGGATCTGGGGGCACGCACGATCCGCGAAGAACTCGACGCCCTCAAGGTGATGGGGATCGACCCGGTCCGTGCGCTGTTGGTGCCTCGGGTCCTTGCCGCCACCGTTGTGGCACTGCTGCTGTCATCGTCGGTGACGCTCACCGGACTGGCAGGCGGCTTCTTCTTCTCCGTGTTCTTCCAGCACGTGACCCCGGGCGCGTTCGTGGCCGGCATGACGTTCATCACCGGACTCAGCGACGTCCTGGTCTCCATGGTGAAAGCCACACTTTTCGGACTGAGTGCGGGGCTGGTCGCCTGCTACCAGGGCACGACCGTCAAAGGTGGGCCCGCGGGGGTGGGAAACGCGGTGAACGAGACCGTTGTCTTCTCGTTCGTCCTGCTCTTTCTGATCAACCTGGTGGCTACCGCAATCGGCTTCGAGATCACCACATGA